Genomic window (Rosa chinensis cultivar Old Blush chromosome 6, RchiOBHm-V2, whole genome shotgun sequence):
CAGAATTGGGTTTGCAATGACTGGACTTGGGGATGAAATTTATGTGATTGGTGGGGTGATTATCCCTGATCAGTGGAACTTGGAGATCAAGCCAATGTCTGATGTTGATGTTCTGACAATTGGGGGTGAAAGACCTACTTGGCGCCAGGCAGCTGCAATGACACGGTGCCGTGGAACTATTCTTGGTTGTACACAGTTGAGAATTTAGGTATCCTTGTTATCTGGTGGTTAATTTTAGTTCGCATCCTAACGCTTTTCATTCCTACTACTAGGAATTAGCCTTTCCTGGCTCCCTTTcctctttgttttttcctttttcctttgtaATCCATACTCTCCGCGATGTTTCATGTTATGATTAGCGGCTCGAGTTCGCTTGGAACTCCTATATACCCAGGTAACAGTAAAAGGTTCAGGCACCATTCGGAAGAGGCAAAAATTTAGGGGTACAAGAATTATATGAACTATTTGTCATGGATGAAGCACTTCTGTTCtattttgctttttgttttaGCGTTAATGAACGAAGATTCTTCTATGTCACAGTTTTTCTTTTACATTGGTTTCGTTAATGTTGATTTCAGTGAGGAAACCTATCTAATCTACCACTTCGCCGGTTAATCTTGGTATGTAAATTTGATTAGGGAATCAAACACGAGAAGGTGAAGATAGAAAGTATATACGAATGGTGGGAGCCTCTCGCAACTATTCACCTCCCTCGACTTCGTTTCTCCCCACTCACGTCTCCACATCTGATCTCACCCCAGTCCCTCCCTCGTCTgccctctcttcttttttctcctttACCTCCCCTCCAAGGCGATATGGCCATTGTAGCCATGACAGCGAGATTGGCCGCTGCACTCACTATTCATGATGGCAGTGCATGGATTTAGCCATAGGTGATAATCCCTCGCCCGCCTTGTTCTTTCCTACTAGCTCGCCAATGAAGAAGACTTTCAGGGAAAGTATACTTCTTCAAAAAAGAGGAAAGCAGCGAAGGGTTTGGCGTGCCCTCACAACAATGGTAACCTCATACATTGTTGGGAGATTGGGACTCCTTGGATTCAtgatttaattgttgaattttctTGTAATTGAAGTTGTAGCTAGGGGACAGTTTCTTTTGGAGCTGGCGCGCTGctcttacctttttttttttttttttttgggagctgCTATTACCTAAATCAGTTTATGAATAAAGCTATTtcgaataataataataataaaaaacaaataacaaagccatcaatcaaattgaattaAGCGTCATATCTTTGGTACATAATAGGGGTTGTGTATTGGGACATCGTAAAAATTCATTATTCATCATCCATCTTGCGCCTCTTTTTGGAAGGCTTCTTCTGAGAAATCCACTTCCCGTTGCGCCAGTCTAGATGAAACCTCAACTGCGAAATCGGGTAAGCAATCTCTTCCCCGGTGGTTTCAAAGAAAACATAGTACTTATCAGACCCTTCCCTCCCAGAAATCTTTCCGACCCACCAACCGTCCCTGTCAAACGCATCAACCTTGTTATTATCGGAAAACCGAGAAGCCGCAATTCTAGGTGGCAGAGGCCGGACCTGGTTCGCCATGATAGTCTCTCTCAGAAGTGTAGATTCATCATGTTCCTCCACTAGATCTTTGTACTCAACCACGTAGTTTGTACCCATATTTGCAACTATGGTTGCTCGCCAAAATGAGCCAAGAAACCCTTCCATATTGCTAGACACTTCCACTTGATCTCCTCTTTGGAAAGAACGTTTTGAGTGAAAAGCCATTTCTAGCCAAGGATTGGTGAAGAAGAGTTATTACTGAAAACTATATTTTCCTTTGTGTTGCTCTGGCTGCACCTCTGGGCTCTGGAGACGCCTATACCTCTATACCTCCATTTTATAGGTAAACGGGTCTCAAGTCCTTGAGGAAACAGGAATTCTACACCAACCCCAAATCCACCTATCGCCCAAAAGCACTTTTGAGGTCAAcgttcttttttaatttttactcTTATTTGAGTACGACTACTTTTCACGAGAATATATGTTTTTATGACTAGTATTAAAAGATAAAAGATCAGTGGGCAAGTTTGGCATGGCTAGCTGTTTTATGGCACATAGTTTAAAAAACCtagtgaaaaaataaaataaaaataaaaatatttttctaTAGGCGGCATTGACCTAAAATTTAGAATACGCATATTTACCtctcagaaggaaaaaaaaaaaaaaaaaatcatatttcaTAGTTTGGCACTTACACCAAAGATCAACTCGGAAGTCACTATGTTGAATTTGTATTTTCACATTAATGACTAAGTAACTACACCATtaaaatgaagaaaaacaaTTATCACGACACTACATTTTGGGTCACTCACCACTCCCCACAATGACTCGTCACTCTCACCTGCCTCCTCTCCTTTTAGGTCTGATTGAGTCCCTCAAGTGATCggaaaaactaaaaattttaCAGGTGGGTTGCGACATCAAGTCCCCGTCCTTCTTCCAAAGCATGAGGTCGTTTCCGTTCTCTAGTTTTACAGCCTCACAAAAGGTAGGGCTTACAGCCTCAATCTGCCAAGAACTAGAAGAAAGCTGTCCTTTTTTCCTTCGATGGCTAGTAACAATATCTAAAGGATTCACCATTACTCTGTTGCATCTTCTAGATCATCATGTCCCAATTAATTGTTGCCACTTGCCACACCCTCAGATAATTAAGACTGATATGAGAGATTTTGGGAAATTTGAATGTAGAGAAGGTTATCTTATCGTCCAGCCCTTCTTCAACATTTAATTACAGAGTCATGCTTCAAAAgatcacttgtgtgtaattttctaatattttatGTAGTTGACAATGCATAGTTAAatatcatttttgtttttttttttttttcgctaaATCTTTAACCTCCGCATACTGAACTGAAATTACAAAATCTAATATTTTCGATCCATTAGATGTCTCAGAAAATAGGACAAAGCTAATTTGCATCTGGCAAGACATAAGCAATCCTTGGGAAATATTGAACACGCAGGGAAGAAGCATTCTACTTATTTTCTTCCTTCTCAGCCTCAGCGGCCTTCCTTCCATGACGGACATTGACCCACTCAGTAGAGAAACCACTAAATTAATTGTAACACATATGCCCTCAATCTTTTCCTTCAAGTAGCCAAGGTCAATAACCAAATTTTCTGTAGCAAACACACCTCTAGTTTATTGTTTATTGTCTCTGTAACGATGCTCATGAACTAGAATGAGGCTCTCTTGTTCTCCGTCAGATGAGTCCTCTCCATTCGACGAGTCATCATCATCGCATGAAGCATCAGTATCAGCTATAAACGAGTCAGTCCTCAAAAACATATTGTTCCTTACTTTTATGTTCCTCATTCCCATCTCTATGTCACTCCTTCAATAAGAGAAACAAGCCAAGCTCACAGaataagagaaaaaataaaggtAGATAATAACTTGCAAGCATTTAGAAATACAACTTACAGAATGACTGATGAACTTCTTGCTGGCACTGCCTTCTTCCAATTTTCCAGAGCTCACCTTTCTTGGCTATTCTTCCGATCAATAGTCCAATTCATTGTTGGTCTGGCGATCTTCATCAGCTCTGTCACCCCGGAGTCAGGTCAAAACAGCCTAACATGTTTGTCTAATACCAGCAGCTCCAACAACTTGCCACAATAATGATCCTCCATTGTGATTTCCATTCATTCTTCAGTACATCTCTCAGAACCTCCTTAGCATCATTCTAAAGTAGGATTTTACAATAAccacaatgagaaattaagtaaaagAGGATGAACTTGTTTTTAAATGAAACGGATAGATTAAGTAATACCTCTGTAtctgataaaaaaagaaaagaaaaaagtaatacCTCTGTGTACATTCCAAGCATCAAGTGCATAAGGGTATGTGAAATTAGgtcttcatactccgccatgtcaATATTTCCCTCCTTATCAATTAATGGCCATTGCAGAGGTGGAAGGTCGGCATCAGCATCTGCAGACCATTCCAAGTATGGATGGAACTCCTTGCTTATTATCTTGTGACTTTTGTCATCCTTGAAAGCTTCTTTTTTGGTAGAGGAATCCTTCGAGGAGAATCTGTAAACAAACATGCTTTCAAATGGATTAACACAGGTCAATGACAAAagtgttttcattttttttttataagtcaATAGCAGAACCTGAAAGCATGTATACAGACCTGAACTTTAAATCATCAGTAGCACTTGAGTTG
Coding sequences:
- the LOC112174523 gene encoding protein AGENET DOMAIN (AGD)-CONTAINING P1, whose protein sequence is MAFHSKRSFQRGDQVEVSSNMEGFLGSFWRATIVANMGTNYVVEYKDLVEEHDESTLLRETIMANQVRPLPPRIAASRFSDNNKVDAFDRDGWWVGKISGREGSDKYYVFFETTGEEIAYPISQLRFHLDWRNGKWISQKKPSKKRRKMDDE